A single genomic interval of Hyalangium ruber harbors:
- a CDS encoding serine/threonine-protein kinase — MEESKTRTLDAPGESDRDAVTRPERAGATRPHTGSDAPLQSQLSSEGDEGGHELEQGTRVQRYILLKPLGKGGMGVVYVAYDPDLDRKVALKLLRPDREAPEGHTGRAWMLREAQAMARVSHPNVISVYDVGTFGEQVFLAMELLPGRNLSDRIRQEKYTWREILRIFLEAGQGLRAAHRAGLVHRDFKPANVLVGEDGRVCVLDFGLARLAEVSEAEEEARAGEAGRREPRTGDPLALALPESNLMLGTPQYMPPEQYLGTGVDARADQFSFCASLYWALYRQRPFEPRKVAQTAAESSRGAPNTGDSWRRLPHVTAAQEPPADSPVPSWVRRAVMRGLSLHPEARFPSMDALLEALSQEQRRVQRRGAWAAMGTLALAAAGGGMYLFHQSRLCAGAEPLVASVWGPETRRQVEAAFTATGQPFAAETALKVGRILDGYAGDWARVHTEACEATRVRGEQTEELLSMRMVCLERRRKDLGALTGVLSEADAQVVERAVEAVSALPSLQPCQDIASLAEQPPLPADPAVRASIEKLGERIAQVKALQDAGRYKAGVELARQLEPEVVATAYLPLQAELRFHLGWLLQQEGEVEEGIRQLERAFDTAESGRSDRTRLEVLTKLIYTFASNGHPEEAERWGRVAVAILNRMGGEPPLALDLNGNLGYVALLRGHYQDAWDSFERARALAETTLGPEDPKRAKVSHGLGLAALRLGQYPKAIELLGASLRQTEAAKGPQHPEVATRHTMLATAYRESGDLENALTHVRQALEVRKATQGPEHLDVADTMDELGMSLIALKRHDEAVQTFREALAIKRKVLGDQHPDLSYSYDGIGQALLAQGRPVEAIEPLRQALSYEETEPEGLAQTGFALAKALWEVGPEREQARGEAGRARERYAKLEKPEQVAEIDTWLASHPEEAPRAEPPQKVRAPKRRTR, encoded by the coding sequence ATGGAGGAGTCCAAGACCCGAACCCTCGACGCGCCTGGGGAGTCCGACCGCGACGCGGTCACGCGCCCGGAGCGCGCCGGCGCCACCCGCCCGCACACGGGCTCGGACGCGCCCCTCCAGTCCCAGCTCTCCAGTGAGGGAGACGAGGGGGGCCACGAGCTGGAGCAGGGCACGCGCGTGCAGCGCTACATCCTGCTCAAGCCCCTGGGCAAGGGCGGCATGGGCGTGGTGTACGTCGCCTATGATCCGGATCTGGACCGCAAGGTGGCCCTCAAGCTGCTGCGCCCGGACCGCGAGGCGCCCGAGGGCCACACGGGGCGCGCCTGGATGCTCCGGGAGGCGCAGGCCATGGCCCGCGTCTCTCACCCGAATGTGATCTCCGTCTACGACGTGGGCACCTTCGGCGAGCAGGTCTTCCTGGCCATGGAGCTGCTGCCCGGTCGCAACCTCAGCGATCGGATCCGCCAGGAGAAATACACGTGGCGGGAGATCCTCCGCATCTTCCTGGAGGCGGGGCAGGGGCTCAGGGCCGCGCACCGGGCGGGGCTGGTACACCGGGACTTCAAGCCCGCCAATGTGCTCGTGGGTGAGGACGGGCGGGTGTGCGTGCTGGACTTTGGCCTGGCGCGACTGGCCGAGGTGTCCGAGGCGGAGGAGGAGGCCCGCGCAGGCGAGGCGGGGCGGCGAGAGCCGCGCACGGGCGATCCGCTCGCGCTGGCGCTGCCGGAGAGCAACCTCATGCTGGGCACGCCCCAGTACATGCCTCCGGAGCAGTACCTGGGGACCGGGGTGGACGCGCGCGCCGATCAGTTCAGCTTCTGCGCCTCGCTGTACTGGGCGCTCTACCGCCAGCGTCCCTTCGAGCCTCGCAAGGTGGCGCAGACGGCGGCGGAGAGCTCCCGGGGCGCGCCGAACACCGGAGACTCCTGGCGACGGTTGCCCCATGTCACCGCGGCCCAGGAGCCACCCGCTGACTCGCCCGTGCCGAGCTGGGTTCGCCGCGCGGTGATGCGGGGACTGTCGCTGCACCCGGAGGCCCGCTTCCCCTCCATGGATGCGCTGCTGGAGGCGCTCTCGCAGGAGCAGCGCCGCGTGCAGCGACGTGGAGCTTGGGCGGCGATGGGCACGCTGGCGCTGGCTGCCGCGGGAGGGGGCATGTACCTCTTCCACCAGAGCCGGCTGTGCGCGGGGGCCGAGCCCCTGGTGGCCTCTGTGTGGGGACCGGAGACTCGGCGCCAGGTGGAGGCTGCCTTCACGGCCACGGGCCAGCCCTTCGCGGCGGAGACAGCCCTCAAGGTAGGCCGCATCCTGGATGGGTACGCGGGCGACTGGGCGCGTGTACACACCGAGGCATGCGAGGCCACACGCGTGCGCGGCGAGCAGACGGAGGAGCTGCTGTCGATGCGCATGGTGTGCCTGGAGCGGCGCCGCAAGGATCTGGGGGCGCTCACGGGTGTGCTGTCCGAGGCGGATGCCCAGGTGGTGGAGCGGGCGGTGGAAGCCGTCTCGGCCCTGCCGTCGCTGCAGCCTTGCCAGGACATCGCTTCCTTGGCGGAGCAGCCTCCGCTGCCCGCGGATCCGGCGGTGCGTGCCAGCATCGAGAAGCTCGGGGAGCGCATCGCCCAGGTGAAGGCGCTCCAGGACGCGGGCCGGTACAAGGCGGGGGTGGAGTTGGCGCGGCAGTTGGAGCCCGAGGTGGTCGCCACCGCCTATCTGCCGCTCCAGGCCGAGCTGCGCTTCCACCTGGGCTGGCTGCTGCAGCAGGAGGGCGAGGTGGAGGAGGGCATCCGCCAGCTCGAGCGGGCCTTCGACACGGCGGAGTCGGGCCGCTCGGATCGCACGCGGCTGGAGGTGCTCACCAAGCTCATCTACACGTTCGCCAGCAACGGCCACCCGGAGGAGGCGGAGCGGTGGGGCAGGGTGGCGGTGGCGATCCTGAACCGGATGGGCGGAGAGCCGCCGCTGGCGCTCGATCTGAATGGGAACCTGGGCTACGTGGCGCTGCTGCGAGGGCACTACCAGGACGCGTGGGACTCCTTCGAGAGGGCGCGAGCGCTGGCGGAGACGACGCTGGGGCCCGAGGACCCGAAGCGGGCGAAGGTGAGCCACGGCCTGGGGCTGGCGGCGCTGCGCCTGGGGCAGTACCCGAAGGCCATCGAGTTGCTCGGCGCGTCGTTGCGGCAGACCGAGGCGGCCAAGGGCCCACAGCATCCGGAGGTTGCCACGCGGCACACCATGCTCGCCACGGCCTATCGGGAGAGCGGGGATCTGGAGAATGCGCTGACGCATGTGCGGCAGGCGCTCGAGGTGCGCAAAGCCACGCAGGGGCCGGAGCACCTGGACGTGGCGGACACGATGGATGAGCTGGGCATGAGCCTCATCGCGCTGAAGCGCCATGACGAGGCAGTGCAGACGTTCCGTGAGGCATTGGCGATCAAGCGCAAGGTGCTAGGCGATCAGCACCCGGACCTGTCCTATTCGTATGACGGCATCGGTCAGGCGCTCCTGGCGCAGGGCCGGCCGGTGGAGGCCATCGAGCCGCTGCGGCAAGCGCTCTCCTACGAGGAGACGGAGCCCGAGGGGCTGGCGCAGACGGGCTTCGCCCTGGCCAAGGCGCTCTGGGAGGTAGGCCCGGAGAGGGAGCAGGCGCGCGGGGAAGCGGGGCGGGCCCGTGAGCGGTACGCGAAGCTGGAGAAGCCCGAGCAGGTGGCGGAGATCGACACCTGGCTGGCCTCGCACCCGGAAGAGGCACCTCGCGCCGAGCCCCCGCAGAAGGTGCGCGCCCCGAAGAGACGCACACGTTAG
- a CDS encoding LysR substrate-binding domain-containing protein gives MALRPDWLSALAAFEAAARHQNFTHAADELHLTASAVSHHVRKLEADLDVALFQRHARGVSLTAEGRQLADAASTALADVDSVLRGLRSAREEQERVRITTLHSLTYTWLLPRLPAFTAAHPQIRLTVDTEAALTRFDESGPDLGIRYGPGHWPGLTAQHLMDEALFPVASPKLPGLATLTEPAQVARLPLISDLSRQGWHDWFRAAGVHGARLDERYTFSDTTDALNAAAFGMGAALAREHIAAPYLSEGRLVQLPGPSLKARFSYYVVYPSHRRLRASARVFVDWLLALPSA, from the coding sequence ATGGCCCTGCGTCCCGACTGGCTGTCGGCGCTGGCGGCGTTCGAGGCCGCTGCTCGCCACCAGAACTTCACCCATGCCGCCGACGAGCTGCACCTCACCGCGAGCGCGGTCAGCCACCACGTGCGCAAGCTGGAGGCAGATCTGGACGTGGCGCTGTTCCAGCGCCATGCGCGTGGCGTGTCCTTGACCGCCGAGGGTCGCCAATTGGCCGACGCCGCCAGCACCGCCCTGGCCGACGTGGACAGCGTGCTGCGCGGCCTTCGCTCGGCGCGCGAGGAGCAGGAGCGTGTGCGCATCACCACGCTGCACTCGCTGACCTACACCTGGCTGCTACCGCGGTTGCCGGCGTTCACGGCCGCGCATCCGCAGATCCGGCTCACCGTGGACACAGAGGCGGCGCTGACGCGCTTCGACGAGAGCGGACCGGATCTGGGCATCCGCTATGGCCCCGGGCATTGGCCGGGGCTGACGGCGCAGCACCTCATGGACGAGGCCTTGTTCCCTGTCGCGTCGCCGAAGCTGCCGGGACTGGCCACCCTCACGGAGCCCGCCCAGGTCGCGCGGCTGCCGTTGATCTCCGATCTCTCGCGGCAGGGCTGGCACGACTGGTTCCGCGCGGCCGGCGTTCACGGCGCCAGGCTCGACGAGCGCTACACCTTCAGCGACACGACGGATGCATTGAACGCGGCCGCCTTTGGAATGGGAGCGGCGCTGGCCCGCGAGCACATCGCGGCGCCGTATCTGTCCGAGGGGAGGCTGGTGCAGCTGCCGGGGCCGTCGCTGAAGGCGCGCTTCAGCTACTACGTGGTGTATCCCTCGCATCGACGCCTGCGGGCCTCGGCGCGAGTGTTCGTGGACTGGCTGCTGGCGCTGCCTTCTGCCTGA
- a CDS encoding DMT family transporter has product MRSIDAVPVPLDAPNTQAWRTPLELALLGAIWGASFMFMRVAAKDFGAVPLVEIRLGLGALVLLPFLWRARASFPLKRWPMLVLVGVINSAIPFLLFAWAAQRAPAGIGAIANSMAVLFTALVGALFFGEKIGARRAIALVVGFVGVVVLASGKTAGASIGWAVAAGSTAAFLYGIGGNLVRRHLTGLPPAAVAAATLGTAALMALPFAIAQWPQQEIPARSWFSVAMIGVLCTGIAYTIFYRLIQRIGAGRAATVTYLVPLFGVTWAWLLLDEALTLTMGIAGMLILGSVALSQRASR; this is encoded by the coding sequence ATGCGCTCGATCGATGCTGTCCCGGTCCCCCTGGACGCCCCCAACACCCAGGCCTGGCGGACGCCGCTGGAGCTGGCCCTGCTCGGCGCCATCTGGGGCGCTTCCTTCATGTTCATGCGCGTGGCCGCCAAGGACTTCGGTGCCGTGCCGCTGGTCGAAATCCGGCTGGGGCTGGGCGCGCTGGTGCTGCTGCCGTTCCTGTGGCGCGCGCGTGCGTCGTTCCCTCTGAAGCGGTGGCCCATGCTCGTGCTGGTGGGCGTGATCAACTCGGCCATCCCCTTCCTGCTGTTCGCCTGGGCCGCTCAGCGCGCGCCGGCCGGCATCGGCGCGATCGCCAACTCGATGGCGGTGCTGTTCACCGCGCTGGTGGGCGCCCTCTTCTTCGGAGAGAAGATCGGCGCGCGCCGCGCAATCGCGCTGGTGGTCGGCTTCGTCGGCGTGGTGGTGCTCGCCAGCGGCAAGACGGCGGGCGCGAGCATCGGCTGGGCGGTGGCCGCGGGCTCGACCGCAGCCTTCTTGTACGGCATCGGCGGGAACCTGGTGCGCAGGCACCTGACCGGTCTTCCGCCCGCCGCGGTTGCCGCCGCCACGCTCGGCACCGCGGCCCTGATGGCGCTGCCATTCGCGATCGCGCAATGGCCGCAGCAGGAGATCCCGGCCCGGTCGTGGTTCTCCGTGGCGATGATCGGCGTGCTCTGCACGGGCATCGCCTACACCATCTTCTACCGCCTGATTCAGCGCATTGGCGCCGGCCGAGCGGCGACCGTGACCTACCTCGTCCCGCTGTTCGGCGTGACGTGGGCGTGGCTGCTGCTCGACGAGGCACTGACGTTGACCATGGGCATCGCCGGCATGCTCATCCTCGGCAGCGTGGCACTGAGCCAGCGCGCCTCGCGCTGA
- a CDS encoding alpha/beta fold hydrolase: MENTPLLDSAGGLDRALESAQAAYLNRCAPGHRTRRVRWSGGSTQAIELGDGPPLLLLHGGLGEALQWGPLLPSLARKYRVMAVDRPGHGLADPFDYRGVDLLAHSRRFLGDILDAEGLPSVPIVACSMGGLWAVDFALTHPERMIRLVLVAAPAGITRALPLQMRLGTLPGLKALVRSMMRRPTRDSSRAFWKQLLVAHPERLEDEFLDALTASQLRNAASWFTLIDRAFDVFGMKKELLLSARWKDLSVPTTFVWGEKDAWGAPEEGEAVAASNPRVRMVRIPDAGHAPWIDAPTLVFEAIEGALAST, encoded by the coding sequence ATGGAGAACACGCCCCTCCTCGATTCTGCTGGCGGACTCGACCGTGCTCTCGAGTCCGCCCAGGCTGCCTATCTCAACCGCTGCGCCCCGGGACACCGCACGCGCCGGGTGCGCTGGTCAGGAGGCTCGACGCAGGCGATCGAGCTGGGTGATGGCCCCCCGCTGCTACTGCTCCACGGCGGCCTGGGTGAGGCGCTCCAGTGGGGCCCCCTCCTGCCATCGCTCGCGCGGAAGTACCGCGTGATGGCGGTGGACAGGCCCGGACACGGCCTGGCGGATCCATTCGACTATCGCGGCGTGGATCTGCTGGCGCACTCGCGGCGCTTCCTCGGCGACATCCTCGACGCCGAGGGCCTCCCGAGCGTGCCGATCGTGGCGTGCTCCATGGGAGGTCTCTGGGCTGTCGACTTCGCGCTGACTCATCCGGAACGGATGATTCGGCTGGTGCTCGTCGCGGCTCCAGCAGGGATCACGCGCGCCCTACCCTTGCAGATGCGGCTGGGCACGCTGCCGGGGCTCAAGGCGCTCGTGCGCTCGATGATGCGGCGGCCCACGCGCGACAGCAGCCGTGCCTTCTGGAAGCAACTCCTCGTGGCGCATCCGGAACGGCTGGAGGACGAGTTCCTCGATGCCCTGACCGCGAGCCAGCTCCGCAATGCCGCGAGCTGGTTCACGCTGATCGACCGGGCCTTCGACGTGTTCGGGATGAAGAAGGAGTTGCTGCTCTCTGCGCGCTGGAAGGACCTGTCGGTGCCGACGACCTTCGTGTGGGGCGAGAAGGACGCGTGGGGAGCGCCCGAAGAGGGCGAGGCGGTCGCGGCCAGTAACCCCCGGGTGCGCATGGTACGGATTCCAGATGCCGGGCACGCGCCCTGGATCGATGCGCCGACACTCGTCTTCGAGGCAATCGAGGGGGCGCTCGCGAGCACCTGA
- a CDS encoding cupin domain-containing protein gives MFKADCDETARAYSISEWWLEPNTRGPGAHSHPEDDVFFIIAGTMSILVGKKWIDASPGSFVLVPGGVTHDFQNRSQQRAGMLNFTPGVFEPEMEGIAQWFKEHPPGDVR, from the coding sequence GTGTTCAAGGCTGACTGCGACGAGACGGCGCGGGCCTACTCCATCTCCGAATGGTGGCTTGAGCCGAACACCAGGGGCCCTGGTGCGCACTCGCACCCGGAGGATGATGTGTTCTTCATCATCGCAGGCACGATGAGCATCCTGGTCGGAAAGAAGTGGATCGATGCGTCCCCCGGCTCATTCGTGCTCGTGCCAGGAGGGGTGACCCACGATTTCCAGAACCGGAGCCAGCAGCGCGCAGGGATGCTCAACTTCACCCCGGGCGTCTTCGAGCCCGAGATGGAGGGCATTGCCCAGTGGTTCAAGGAGCATCCCCCAGGTGATGTGCGCTAG
- the lnt gene encoding apolipoprotein N-acyltransferase gives MSAELSTGRRYGEFLLGAVATTFLVSLFGSIEATWCWVVWVAMVPWLAVLDRVRTARQALMAGLVQSLVFTVGIFGWFAEALREYAQSSASWAFWLVLLVFAPLLQPQFITASLARHLARRVAPEGAFLRAGLVGALVYAGTEWAVPKLFADTVGHGFYSSVWWRQGADLAGAHGLTVVMLLVNECVLAAVRAFAARGWKWPGARALRIPAVGAVALVGALTVYGALRHRQVSERTASGPGLTVGVVQANITNYGQLLQQMGAYDALRMILDTHYRLSDELMKDTKPDLIVWPETVYPTTFGSPKSEEGAEFDQELSAFVGERQMPLIFGAYDLEQDREFNAAMFLGPVGQPEERRLELGVYRKTMLFPLTEWVPEVMDTPWVRGVLPWLGTWKRGPGPQLLDFPLRGGRVLKVAPLICYEAIFPGYVAEAVGKGAELIVTISNDSWFGTSAGPKLHLTLAAFRSIETRLPQVRATNSGISALITPTGELVREVQTGQRAGVLMTVPPAVHMGTLMVAWGDWFGPTALVTGLVLLLAQALLARRRKLAREQA, from the coding sequence ATGAGCGCGGAGCTGTCCACGGGGCGGCGGTACGGGGAGTTCCTCCTCGGTGCCGTGGCGACCACCTTTCTGGTGTCGCTGTTCGGGAGCATCGAGGCCACCTGGTGCTGGGTGGTCTGGGTGGCGATGGTGCCGTGGCTGGCCGTGCTCGACCGGGTCCGAACGGCGCGACAGGCGCTGATGGCCGGGTTGGTGCAGAGCCTCGTCTTCACCGTCGGCATCTTCGGGTGGTTCGCGGAGGCGTTGCGGGAGTACGCACAGTCCTCGGCCTCGTGGGCCTTCTGGCTCGTGCTGCTGGTGTTCGCGCCGCTGCTCCAGCCTCAGTTCATCACCGCTTCGCTGGCGCGGCACCTGGCCCGGCGGGTGGCTCCGGAGGGCGCGTTCCTGCGCGCGGGGCTGGTGGGAGCGCTGGTGTACGCAGGCACGGAGTGGGCGGTGCCCAAGCTCTTCGCGGACACGGTCGGCCATGGCTTCTACAGCTCCGTCTGGTGGAGACAGGGCGCGGACCTCGCCGGGGCGCATGGGCTCACGGTGGTGATGCTGCTCGTCAATGAATGCGTGCTCGCGGCGGTGCGGGCGTTCGCGGCGCGCGGCTGGAAGTGGCCGGGAGCCAGGGCGTTGCGCATACCCGCGGTGGGAGCGGTGGCACTGGTGGGGGCGCTCACGGTGTATGGGGCTCTGCGGCACCGGCAGGTGAGCGAGCGCACCGCATCGGGACCCGGGCTCACGGTGGGGGTGGTGCAGGCGAACATCACCAACTATGGCCAGCTCCTGCAGCAGATGGGCGCGTACGACGCGCTTCGGATGATCCTGGACACGCACTACCGCCTGTCCGACGAGCTGATGAAGGACACGAAGCCGGATCTGATCGTGTGGCCAGAGACGGTGTACCCCACGACGTTCGGCTCACCGAAGAGCGAGGAAGGAGCGGAGTTCGATCAGGAGCTCAGCGCCTTCGTGGGCGAGCGTCAGATGCCGCTCATCTTCGGCGCGTATGACTTGGAGCAGGATCGCGAGTTCAACGCGGCGATGTTCCTGGGGCCCGTGGGCCAGCCGGAAGAGCGGCGGCTGGAACTGGGGGTCTACCGCAAGACGATGTTGTTCCCGCTGACGGAGTGGGTGCCCGAAGTGATGGACACGCCCTGGGTGCGTGGGGTGCTGCCGTGGCTGGGGACGTGGAAGCGGGGGCCGGGGCCGCAACTGCTGGACTTCCCGCTGCGCGGGGGGCGGGTGCTGAAGGTGGCGCCGCTCATCTGTTACGAGGCCATCTTCCCGGGCTACGTGGCGGAGGCGGTGGGCAAGGGCGCCGAGCTCATCGTGACGATTTCCAACGACTCATGGTTCGGCACGTCGGCGGGGCCGAAGCTGCACCTGACGCTGGCGGCGTTCCGGAGCATCGAGACGCGGCTGCCACAGGTGCGAGCGACGAACTCGGGCATCTCGGCCCTCATCACGCCGACAGGGGAGCTCGTCCGCGAGGTGCAGACCGGTCAGCGCGCGGGCGTGCTGATGACGGTGCCGCCGGCGGTACACATGGGCACGCTGATGGTGGCTTGGGGAGACTGGTTCGGACCCACGGCGCTGGTGACGGGGTTGGTGTTGCTCCTGGCACAAGCGCTGCTGGCGCGGCGGCGGAAGCTGGCGCGGGAGCAGGCGTGA
- a CDS encoding acyl-CoA dehydrogenase family protein, with protein MSFFQDPPRLGNQYDDDALLQSYLARRLPEELRRSITEELRELGELGGKYFYEFQLRDRLNEPELTQWDAWGRRVDRIEVSPLWREAEVLAAKRGLVAVAYEQKSGEYSRLHQFALNYVVQPSLDVYSCPLAMTDGAARTLVSLGNQELISRALPHLTSRDPATFWTSGQWMTERTGGSDVGLTQTVARKTPEGWRLYGTKWFTSATTSQMALTLARPEGNGPGGKGLALFYVETRGTDGFLNGIQINRLKDKLGTRKVPTAELTLDGALAVPVVGLTDGIRNMSWMLNVTRTWNAMGAAWGLRRAMALARDYAARRVQFGAKLAEKPLHVDTLAGMEAEVEAGFLMAFRAAELLGRMEAKVATEEELLLQRLVTPLAKLTTGRQVVAVSSEAVEGFGGAGYVEDTGLPRLLADSQVLSIWEGTTNVLSLDALRALAKEGTLDVFHADVEKRLEAAKDSGLKPCVKAAQEAVEQARGWVTGTLANPVGLEAGARRFALTLGRTMELALLVEHAQWCLDHGHGPKVMAAARRFTRHGVNLITDMDLDDSRLLA; from the coding sequence ATGAGCTTCTTCCAGGATCCCCCTCGCCTCGGAAACCAGTACGACGACGACGCGCTCTTGCAGTCCTACCTCGCCCGCCGGCTCCCGGAGGAGCTGCGGCGCTCCATCACGGAGGAGCTCCGGGAGCTGGGCGAGCTGGGGGGCAAGTACTTCTATGAGTTCCAGCTGAGGGATCGGCTGAACGAGCCGGAGCTGACGCAGTGGGATGCGTGGGGCCGGCGGGTGGACCGCATCGAGGTGTCACCGCTGTGGCGCGAGGCGGAGGTGCTGGCGGCGAAGCGGGGCCTGGTGGCGGTGGCGTACGAGCAGAAGAGCGGCGAGTACAGCCGGCTGCACCAGTTCGCGCTGAACTACGTGGTGCAGCCTTCGCTGGACGTGTACTCGTGCCCGCTGGCGATGACGGACGGCGCGGCGCGGACGCTCGTGTCGCTGGGGAATCAGGAGCTGATCTCGCGCGCCCTGCCCCACCTGACTTCGAGGGATCCGGCGACGTTCTGGACATCGGGCCAGTGGATGACGGAGCGCACGGGCGGCTCGGACGTAGGGCTGACGCAGACGGTGGCGCGGAAGACGCCGGAGGGCTGGCGGCTGTACGGGACGAAGTGGTTCACCTCGGCGACGACGTCGCAAATGGCGCTGACGCTGGCGCGGCCGGAGGGCAACGGCCCGGGCGGTAAGGGGCTGGCGTTGTTCTACGTGGAGACGCGAGGGACGGACGGGTTCCTGAACGGCATCCAGATCAACCGGCTGAAGGACAAGCTGGGGACGCGCAAGGTGCCGACGGCGGAGCTGACGCTGGATGGGGCGTTGGCGGTGCCGGTGGTGGGGCTGACGGACGGCATCCGGAACATGTCGTGGATGCTGAACGTGACGCGGACGTGGAACGCGATGGGAGCGGCGTGGGGGCTGCGGCGGGCGATGGCGCTGGCGAGGGACTACGCGGCGCGGCGGGTGCAGTTCGGGGCGAAGCTGGCGGAGAAGCCGCTGCACGTGGACACGCTGGCGGGGATGGAGGCGGAGGTGGAGGCGGGCTTCCTGATGGCGTTCCGGGCGGCGGAGCTGCTGGGGCGGATGGAGGCGAAGGTGGCGACCGAGGAGGAGCTGTTGCTGCAGCGGCTGGTGACGCCGCTGGCGAAGCTGACGACGGGGCGGCAGGTGGTGGCGGTGAGCTCGGAGGCGGTGGAGGGCTTCGGGGGTGCGGGCTACGTGGAGGACACGGGGCTGCCGAGGCTGCTGGCGGACTCGCAGGTGCTGAGCATCTGGGAGGGCACGACGAACGTGCTCTCGCTGGACGCGCTGCGGGCGCTGGCGAAGGAAGGGACGCTGGACGTGTTCCACGCGGACGTGGAGAAGCGGCTGGAGGCGGCGAAGGACTCGGGGCTGAAACCGTGCGTGAAAGCGGCGCAGGAAGCGGTGGAGCAGGCGCGGGGCTGGGTGACAGGGACACTGGCGAACCCGGTGGGGCTGGAGGCAGGGGCGAGACGCTTCGCGCTGACGCTGGGCCGAACGATGGAGTTGGCGTTGCTGGTGGAGCACGCGCAGTGGTGCCTGGACCACGGGCACGGGCCGAAGGTGATGGCGGCGGCCCGGCGGTTCACGCGTCACGGCGTGAACCTGATTACCGATATGGATCTGGATGACTCACGGCTGCTGGCGTGA
- a CDS encoding DUF5011 domain-containing protein, translating to MMNKFFGAVGALAVLSALPAAAQSRTPWQMHNGNEVTASNPRGLVQFNCAPSRHGDICEYNVSSIPAASDPDWAAAPNGETIAFDIPSRVCQAPVSCMAYGDFTYFQSFVSVPSNVQVTTFTIAFNGMDDGSRVTIFNSHHPGGLVIPGSYVYLGGSGTANLASYVVPGEINRVVITQVDDCCSENRLHSAAVVLNGEVVDSACQTPADCDDGNSCTTDVCNTDGTCTSALLACVGGEECNGNPNVTSGSNDMSTSACTPGSGGPTLVVNGDLNMTLECGETTWTDPDAQAYDADCSSIPVHHYNSGHDAYGPGPATCAEGLYHVQYIAWNAMGQTVSAVRAVTVNDTKPPRFALKGPTHMVHQCGSQWAEPGWTAFDTCYGDITPEVQWTGFPNGWVEGVYTVNYTLTDSGGNSAPSLTRTVEVVNCPW from the coding sequence ATGATGAACAAGTTCTTCGGCGCAGTCGGAGCCCTCGCGGTGCTGAGCGCACTGCCTGCCGCGGCCCAGAGCCGCACGCCGTGGCAGATGCACAACGGCAACGAGGTGACCGCCTCCAACCCTCGCGGCCTGGTGCAGTTCAACTGTGCCCCGTCGCGCCACGGCGACATCTGTGAGTACAACGTCTCCAGCATCCCGGCCGCCTCGGATCCGGACTGGGCCGCGGCTCCCAACGGCGAGACCATCGCCTTCGACATCCCCTCGCGGGTATGTCAGGCGCCGGTCAGCTGTATGGCCTACGGCGACTTCACCTACTTCCAGAGCTTCGTGAGCGTTCCGTCGAACGTGCAGGTGACCACCTTCACCATCGCCTTCAACGGCATGGACGATGGTTCGCGCGTGACGATCTTCAACTCGCACCACCCCGGCGGGCTCGTCATCCCCGGCAGCTACGTGTACCTGGGCGGCTCCGGCACCGCCAACCTCGCCTCGTACGTGGTCCCCGGTGAGATCAACCGCGTGGTCATCACCCAGGTGGATGACTGCTGCTCCGAGAACCGCCTGCACAGCGCCGCGGTGGTGCTCAACGGCGAGGTGGTGGACTCCGCCTGCCAGACCCCGGCCGACTGCGACGACGGCAACTCCTGCACCACGGATGTCTGCAACACGGACGGCACCTGCACCAGCGCCTTGCTCGCCTGCGTGGGCGGCGAGGAGTGCAACGGCAACCCGAACGTCACCAGCGGCAGCAACGACATGAGCACCAGCGCCTGCACCCCGGGTTCGGGCGGGCCCACGCTGGTGGTCAACGGCGACCTGAACATGACGCTGGAGTGCGGTGAGACGACGTGGACGGATCCGGACGCCCAGGCGTACGACGCCGACTGCTCGTCCATCCCGGTCCACCACTACAACTCGGGCCACGACGCGTACGGCCCCGGGCCGGCCACCTGCGCCGAGGGCCTGTACCACGTGCAGTACATCGCCTGGAACGCGATGGGCCAGACGGTGAGCGCCGTCCGCGCGGTGACGGTGAACGACACCAAGCCCCCGCGCTTCGCGCTCAAGGGCCCCACGCACATGGTTCACCAGTGCGGCAGCCAGTGGGCGGAGCCGGGTTGGACGGCCTTCGACACCTGCTACGGCGACATCACCCCCGAGGTGCAGTGGACGGGCTTCCCGAACGGCTGGGTCGAGGGCGTCTACACGGTGAACTACACGCTCACCGACAGTGGGGGTAACAGCGCCCCGTCGCTGACCCGCACGGTGGAAGTCGTCAACTGCCCCTGGTAG